CGTCGAGCGGGTGATCGATGCCGGGACGGCCGTCATCGTCACCTCCCAGTGCCACGAGTCCGAGGTCCTCCTGGGGCACTACGAGGCCGGTGACGCACTGGCCCGCAGTGGCGCCGTCGGCAGCCGCGACATGACCCTGGAGGCCGCCTACGCCAAGGTCCAGTTCCTGCTCTCGCAGGGACTGGAGGGAGACGACCTGGCCGGCTGGATGGGACGCTCCATCGCCGGCGAGCTGAGCCAGTGAACTGAGCCAGTGAGGCGGGCAGCGCCGACACCGGTGCGGCCCGGCTGAGGAATCGGCCCCGGACGACGCGATGTCGTCCGGGGCCGATCTCATGGCCTGCGGGAACCGGTCGGGCCGGCCTGCCCGGCGGTGGTCAGCAGGTGAGTCCCTTGTCCGGCATCGTCCCGTTGAGCAGGTAGGTGTCCACGGCCTTCTTGACGCAGTCGTTGGAGCGCCCGTAGGCGGTGTGTCCGTCGCCCTTCCAGGTCATGAGCTGACCGGACTCGAGCTGATCGGCCAGCGACTCGGACCAGGCGTAGGGCGTGGCCGGGTCACCGGTGGTGCCCACCACGAGGATCGGTGCGGCGCCGGAGGCCGTGATCTTCTCGCGCTTGCGGCTCGACGTGTGGCCCCAGCCCTGGCAGTAGGCGTCGGGGTAGAGCAGCTGGGAGCCGAAGGTGGGCGAGGCCTCGTTGACGGCCTTGGCGTTCTCCTCCCAGGAGGTGTTGTCCCCCTGGACCGGGTAGTCCAGGCAGTTGACCGCCATGAGGGCCTCGGCGCCGTTACCGGAGTAGCTGCCGTCGCTCTGGCGGGAGGAGACGGCGTCGGCGATGGCCAGCAGCGCGCTTCCGTCCGGGTTGCCCATCTTGCCCATCGCCTGAGACAGCGCCAGGGTGAGGGAGGGCCACAGCTGGGTCTGGTACATCGATCCCAGCACCCCGTAGACGGCCAGGTCGTAGGTCAGCGGCCGCTTGTCGTCGGAGGTCGGCAGCGGCGCCGCCTTCGTGGACTCCAGGAGCTCGCGGATCTGGGAGACACCTGAGTCGACGTCGCCGCTCAGGGGGCATCCCAGCTTGGAGCTCTGGCAGCTCTGCACGTAGGCCCGAAGCGACGCCTCGAAGCCCTTGGCCTGCCCCAGGGTCAGCTCCTCAGCGCTCAAGGAGGGATCGACGGCGCCGTCGAGGACCAGCCGCCCGGTGTTGGCCGGGAACAGCTCGGCGTAGGTGGCCCCCAGGTAGGTGCCGTAGGAGAAACCCAGGTAGGTCAGCGTCTGCTGGCCGTCGACCGCCCGCAGGATGTCGAGGTCCTTGGCCGCGCTGATGGTGTCGATGTGGTCCAGGAGCCCCGCGGGGCTGGTCTTCGTCGCACAGGCCTCCCCCATCTTCTGGGCCCGCTCCTGGGTGGCCGCGGCCGAGGGGGTCGCCGGGTCGTTCGCCCCGGCTCGCTCGGCGTCGAGCTCGGCGTCGGTCAGGCAGTCGACTGCCGTGGAGGCGCCCACGCCTCGCGGGTCGAAACCGACGACGTCGTAGGAGCTGGTGAGGTTCTTGGAGAAGTAGGAGCCGACGCTTTCGACCAGCTCGATGCCCGACCCTCCGGGCCCGCCCGGGTTGACGAACAGTGAGCCGACCGAGTCCCCGCTGGCGGTCCGCTTCTTCACCGCGATCTCGATCGTCTCACCGCCGGGGTTGTCGTAGTCCAGCGGCACCTTGACCTTGGCGCAGGTGAAGCCGGTGTCCTTCCCCGACTTCGCCTCCCCCATCCCCTTCTTGTCGCAGGCGTACCAGGAGACCTTCTGGGTGTAGAAGCTCTCCAGCCCGGCCGGGACCGCCGCCGAGGCCGACGCCGTTGCTGGGGTTGCCTTGATCTCGGCTTCGTCCTGGCAGGCGGTCAGACCCCCGCACGCCAGAAGCGCAGCGAGCGCCACGAACAGGGGCTTGATACGAGGCCGAGGAGAGGTCGCAGTAGTCACAAGGTGAACCCTATGCCGCTGGGCCGCCCAGGGGCCTCCTCCTGGAGATGGAGTGGGGAGAAGTTCCCATCGAGGCCCCTGGGGCGGGGACGGTCCGGCCTTACTGACCGCTTGTGCAGGTCAGGCCCTCCTTGGGCAGGGTCCCGCTGGTGAGGTAGGTGTCGACGGCCTTCTGGACGCAGGCCCCCGCGCGCCCGTAGGCGGTGTGGCCGTTGCCCTCCCAGGTCAGGAGCCGGCCGGACTCGAGCTGATCGGCCATGGCCTGGGACCAGGCGTAGGGCGTGGCCGGGTCACCGGTGGTGCCCACCACCAGGATGGGGGCCGCCCCCTTGGCGTGGATGGGAGCGGGCTTGCGGGTCCCGTTGTGCCCCCAGGCCTGGCAACGCGCATCCTGGTTGCCCAAGGAGGCGCCGAAGGTGGGCGAGCTCTGGAGGATCTGCTGGTACTCCTTCTCCCAGCTGGTCATGTCGCCCTGGACGGGGATGTCCTGGCAGTTGACGGCGTAGAAGGTCGGGGCGCTGCCTCCGGCGGTCACCTTGCCGTAGAGCACCTGGATGTAGGAGCCGTCCTTCTGGGTGATGGCCTGGTCGAGGGCATAGGTGAGGAGGGGCCAATATTCGGAGGAGTACAGGAGTCGGCGGATGGCGCTGCGGATCGTGCTGCCGTCCACGGTGACGTTCGGATCCGCGGTCTTGAGCGGTGTCTGGTCCGCCGAGGCGATGAGGGCGCGAACCTGCTGGACTCCGGCGTCGGCGTCACCGGTCAGGGGGCAGCTCTGGCCTTCCTGGACGGCCTGGCCGGACTGGCACTGCTGGACGTAGGTGCGCAGCGCGGCCTCGAAGCCCTGGGCCTGCCCGGCGGCCCGGTCCCCCAGTGACAGGGAGGGGTCGACGGCGCCGTCGAGAACCATGCGGCCGGTGTTGGCGGGGAAGAGCTCGGCGTAGTGAGCCCCCAGGTAAGTGCCGTAGGAGAAGCCCAGGTAGTTGAGCTTCTGGTCCCCGGACAGTGCCCGCAGCACGTCAAGATCCCGGGCCACCGAGACGGTGTCCACATGGTCGAGCAGCCCGGCCGGCTTGGTGTGGGCGGCGCAGCTGGCCTCCTCCTGCGTGAAGTCCTTGGTGATCTCGTCGATCAGGGTCGGGAAGCCGACGTTGGCCTCCGCTCCGCCGTCGGCAGCAGGATTCTCAGCGTCCCGGAAGGGGGTGGGGTCGTCCCCGGCGACGTCGGCGACGAGGGAGCCGGGCTGGGGGTCACTGACGCCCATGCCCCCCTGGGCGGCCTTGGCGGGCTGCTGGCCCGCTCCGTCATCGCAGGTGATGGCGGTGGAGGAGCCGACGCCGCGGGGGTCGAAGCCGATGATGTCGTAGGCCTGGTTGAGGGCGGGCGAGAACTGGATCTCGTTGTTCTCCACCATCTCCACCCCGGAGTAGCCGGGTCCGCCGGGGTTGACGAAGAGGGTGCCCTGGCGCACCGAGCCGGTGGCCTGGTGCTTCTTCATCGCGATCTCAATGGTCTGCCCATCGGGCTTGGAGTAGTCCAGCGGAACCTTGACCTTGGCGCACTGAAAACCGGTCTTGTCAGCAGACTTCTCCACCCCGGCAGTGGCCACGCAGTCGTACCACGCGACCTTCTGACCGTAGAAGGACTCCAGCCCCTTGGGCACCGCCGCCTTGGACGACGCCGCCGGAGCCGACCCCGCAGCGGGCGCCGCAGCAGCAGGAACCACACCGGCCCCCACCCCCAGGCACACACCCGCCACAGCCGCCAGCACCCCGGCAGACACCCGACGACGCCCCGGAGCGACTCGTCGCGGACCGGAGAATTCATTCACGCTATTTTTCATAAACGTTATATTACAAACAGTAAACGGAACGCGTCCGTGTCATGGGTGAGCATCTGAGAGAAGAAAAAGAACCGTGGTTGGGGCGCCTGTCTTCGGCGCCCCAACCACGGTGATGCCTGCCCGCAACGCTCCCTGACGATCCTCAGCGGACAGCCGGCGGGAGGGTGGCGTTTTCTCGCGGGCTCACTCCGTGCCGTGGCACGTCAGCCCCTTCTTGGGCATGGTGCCGCTCAGCAGGTAGGTGTCGACCGCCTTGATGACACAGGGGCCGCGCCCGGAGCTGGCGTAAGCCGTGTGCCCGTTGCCCTCCCAGGTGAGGAGTTGGCCGGAGTCCAGCTGATCGGCCAGGGACACGGCATCCTCGTACGGCGTGGCCGGGTCACCGGTCGTCCCGATCACAAGGATCGGCGCGGCTCCCTTGGCGTGGAGCTTCTTGGACGGCTGGGGGTTGGTGTGCCCCCAGGCCTGGCAGCCCAGTTCGGCACCATCGAACGTGGACGCGAAGCGAGGTGAGGCCTTCTGCACCTTCTCACTCTGCGCCTTCCAGGTGGCCATGTCACCCTCGACCTGGTAGTCCCGGCAGTTGATGGCAATGTTCGCACCGGTGTTGACTAGGGGCTGAGCTTCGAGCCGGTCCGCGATAGCCCTGAAGGCCGAGGCGTCTTTCTGGTTGACGACCTGCCCAAATGCCTCGTTCAGGACGTCCCAGGAGGATTCCGGAGAATAGAGCATGACCGACACGACCTGCTTCATGTCGTCACCCGTGACCGGACGGTTCGCGTCCGAGGAGGGCACGGGCGACTGGTCGGCCGAGTTGAAGATGTCCCCGATCTGCTTGACGCCGGCGTCGGCGTCACCGGAGAGGGGGCAGTTCTGCCCCGACTGGCACCAGGAGACATAGTTGCGCAGCGCCCGCTCGAAGCCCCGGGCCTGCCCGAGAATGTGCTCGCTGAGGCTCAGGCTGGGGTCGAGGGCGCCGTCGAGGACCATGCGGCCGGTGTTGGCGGGGAAGAGCTCGGCGTAGTGAGCCCCCAGGAAGGTGCCGTAGGAGAAGCCCGCGTAGTTGAGCTTCTGGTCCCCGGACAGCGCCCGCAGCACGTCAAGATCCCGGGCCACCGAGACGGTGTCCACGTGGTCGAGCAGCTCGGCAGGCTTGGTGCCCGCCGCGCAGCTGGCCTCGAACTGCTTGAACTGTGCGGAGATGACGGCGGCCCGCTGCTCGAATGTCGCGGCACCTTCTCCGGCATTGACCGGAGCGTCTTCCGTCTTCGCCTCCAGCTCGGTGTCGGAGGTGCAGTTCACGGCGGTGGAGGAGCCGACGCCGCGGGGGTCGAAGCCGATGATGTCGTAGGACTTCTGGACGCCGGCGAAGGTCGAGTCCACCATCGCGCCGACGTCGTCCACCCCGGATCCGCCGGGGCCGCCGGGGTTGACGAAGAGGGTGCCCTGGCGCACCGAGCCGGTGGCCTGGTGCTTCTTCATCGCGATCTCAATGGTCTGCCCATCGGGCTTGGAGTAGTCCAGCGGAACCTTGACCTTGGCGCACTGAAAACCGGTCTTGTCAGCAGACTTCTCCACCCCGGCAGTGGCCACGCAGTCGTACCACGCGACCTTCTGACCGTAGAAGGACTCCAGCCCCTTGGGCACCGCCGCCTTGGACGACGCCGCCGGAGCCGACCCCGCAGCGGGCGCCGCAGCAGCAGGAACCACACCGGCCCCCACCCCCAGGCACACACCCGCCACAGCCGCCAGCACCCCGGCAGACACCCGACGACGCCCCGGAGCGACTCGTCGCGGACCGGAGAATTCATTCACGCTATTTTTCATAAACGTTATATTACAAACAGTAAACGGAACGCGTCCGTGTCATGGGTGAGCATCTGAGAGAAGAAAAAGAACCGTGGTTGGGGCGCCTGTCTTCGGCGCCCCAACCACGGTGATGCCTGCCCGCAACGCTCCCTGACGATCCTCAGCGGACAGCCGGCGGGAGGGTGGCGTTTTCTCGCGGGCTCACTCCGTGCCGTGGCACGTCAGCCCCTTCTTGGGCATGGTGCCGCTCAGCAGGTAGGTGTCGACCGCCTTGATGACACAGGGGCCGCGCCCGGAGCTGGCGTAAGCCGTGTGCCCGTTGCCCTCCCAGGTGAGGAGTTGGCCGGAGTCCAGCTGATCGGCCAGGGACACGGCATCCTCGTACGGCGTGGCCGGGTCACCGGTCGTCCCGATCACAAGGATCGGCGCGGCTCCCTTGGCGTGGAGCTTCTTGGACGGCTGGGGGTTGGTGTGCCCCCAGGCCTGGCAGCCCAGTTCGGCACCATCGAACGTGGACGCGAAGCGAGGTGAGGCCTTCTGCACCTTCTCACTCTGCGCCTTCCAGGTGGCCATGTCACCCTCGACCTGGTAGTCCCGGCAGTTGATGGCAATGTTCGCACCGGTGTTGACTAGGGGCTGAGCTTCGAGCCGGTCCGCGATAGCCCTGAAGGCCGAGGCGTCTTTCTGGTTGACGACCTGCCCAAATGCCTCGTTCAGGACGTCCCAGGAGGATTCCGGAGAATAGAGCATGACCGACACGACCTGCTTCATGTCGTCACCCGTGACCGGACGGTTCGCGTCCGAGGAGGGCACGGGCGACTGGTCGGCCGAGTTGAAGATGTCCCCGATCTGCTTGACGCCGGCGTCGGCGTCACCGGAGAGGGGGCAGTTCTGCCCCGACTGGCACCAGGAGACATAGTTGCGCAGCGCCCGCTCGAAGCCCCGGGCCTGCCCGAGAATGTGCTCGCTGAGGCTCAGGCTGGGGTCGAGGGCGCCGTCGAGGACCATGCGGCCGGTGTTGGCGGGGAAGAGCTCGGCGTAGTGAGCCCCCAGGAAGGTGCCGTAGGAGAAGCCCGCGTAGTTGAGCTTCTGGTCCCCGGACAGCGCCCGCAGCACGTCAAGATCCCGGGCCACCGAGACGGTGTCCACGTGGTCGAGCAGCTCGGCAGGCTTGGTGCCCGCCGCGCAGCTGGCCTCGAACTGCTTGAACTGTGCGGAGATGACGGCGGCCCGCTGCTCGAATGTCGCGGCACCTTCTCCGGCATTGACCGGAGCGTCTTCCGTCTTCGCCTCCAGCTCGGTGTCGGAGGTGCAGTTCACGGCGGTGGAGGAGCCGACGCCGCGGGGGTCGAAGCCGATGATGTCGTAGGACTTCTGGACGCCGGCGAAGGTCGAGTCCACCATCGCGCCGACGTCGTCCACCCCGGATCCGCCGGGGCCGCCGGGGTTCATGAAGAGGGTGCCCTGGCGCACTGAACCGGTGGCCTGGTGCTTCTTCATCGCGATCTCAATGGTCTGCCCATCGGGCTTGGAGTAGTCCAGCGGAACCTTGACCTTGGCGCACTGAAAACCGGTCTTGTCAGCAGACTTCTCCACCCCGGCAGTGGCCACGCAGTCGTACCACGCGACCTTCTGACCGTAGAAGGACTCCAGCCCCTTGGGCACCGCCGCCTTGGACGACGCCGCCGGAGCCGACCCCGCAGCGGGCGCCGCAGCAGCAGGAACCACACCGGCCCCCACCCCCAGGCACACACCCGCCACAGCCGCCAGCACCCCGGCAGACACCCGACGACGTCGAAGGCCACCGGAGCCTCTTGCGTCGCTCACACCCGTGGACGAGGGACGATCAGGACGATTCTGGGGAGGATGCTTCATTCTCGTTTCCATGGGCACCATCATATGAACCGACCAGCAGGTGCATGCTCCCTCTCAGGGATGAGATGGGCCGCGCCCCTCTCCCCCACGAGTCCCGTTGCCCTCCGGGTCCTCAGCGGGCACCAGGTTCCAGGAGGCGGCCCAGGCCCAGATCTGGTCGAGCTCCTCCTCCATGAGGTAGCGGGCCCTGGGCTCGGTGAGTGCCCGAGCGGTCATTCCTCCCAGCGCCACCGTGCCCGCCTCGCTGTGTACTGTCGCCTGCACGCTCGGGCCTGCCTCGCGGAAGCGCAGAGCGGATCGGGGTTGCCGGGCGATGTCGAAGTCGTCCCGGGAACCGGGCCAGGCGAGGTTGTGGGAGCGCAGCAGCGTCCTGCTGTGGATGCCGCTGCGGTCGAAGACGGTCCGCGGCCGCAGGGTCAGGTAGCCCATGAGGAGGCACAGTGCCGCCGCGGCGAGGCAGGCGAGCATTCCCCGGTACTGCCCAAAGGTCATGATTGCCAGCCCGATGGCCAGCCCCAGGAGGCCGACGGCGGTCAGCCCCCAGGCGATGACTCGCTCCTGCGGGCTCGATCTACGGATGATCGGCTCGAACCGAGCGGCGTGGTCGGCGTCCTCGGCCCCGGACTGTGTCACGGTCATGTCACGACTCTTGCACACCTGTCCAAAGCCGTCCTGGTTTTGGAGGTCGCTCCGGCAGTGACCCGCGCCCGACGACGGCGACCTCATGCCCCGCCGCAGCTCGGGCGGGACAGGGTGCTCATCGTCCTTCGGCCTGGGGTCGCAGCTGGACCATGAGGGCCTCGACGGCCAGCAGCGGGGCGGCGTTGGAGCGCAGGCGGCTGCGGCACTCCTCGATGGCGGCGATACGGGCCAGGGACTGCTCGGGGCTCGTCGTACGGGCGGCCTGGTCGACGGCGTCGGACAAGTCGAGGTTGACGCGCTCGACATCGCTGCCCATCTGAGTGGTGAGCACGTCACGGTAGAAGGACAGCAGGTCAATCATGGCCCGGTCCAGCACGTCGGTGCGGGCACGCTTGGCGCGGCGTTTCTGGTCCTCCTCGAGCTGGCGGATCTGGGCGCGCAGGGCCGCCGGGATCTTCCCGTCGCTCTCCAGGCCGAGGGCGCGGGTGAGCTCGGCCTTCTCGCGGGCGTCGCGCTCGGCGGTGGCCTCCTTGGCCTCGGACTCGGCGGCCTCCACCAGGGAGGCGGCGGCCAGGACGGCGTCCCCGACACTGCGCAGGGAGACGGGGGCCAGCAGGAGGCGGCGGCGCCGGTCCCAGGCGTCGGCGTCGGTGGCCAGGTGGCGGGCGAGCCCGATATGCGACTGGCTGGCCCGGGCGGCCCGGGCGGCCAGCTCGGAGTCGGCGCCGTCGCGGCGCACGAGGAGCTCGGCGACGGCGTCGGCCGGCGGGATCCGCAGCGTCACCAGGCGGCAGCGGGAGCGGATGGTGGGCAGGACGTCGTCGGCGCTGGGGGTGCACAGCAGCCAGACGGTCTGGGGCGGGGGCTCCTCGATGGACTTGAGCAGGACGTTGGTGGTGCGCTCGGCCATGCGGTCGGCATCCTCGACGAGGATGACGCGCCAGCGCCCGGTCCAGGGGCGGCGCTGGGCCTCACCGATGAGGGTCTTGACCTCGTCCATGGTGATGATGAGCTTCTCGGTGGCCAGGCGCACGACGTCGGGGTGGGAGCCGGCCATGACGTCACGGCAGGGCTTGCACTGCCCGCAGCCGGGCACGGGGCCGGTGCACTGCAGGGCGGCGGCGAAGGCGCGGGCGGCGTTCGAGCGGCCCGATCCGGGCGGGCCGGTCACGAGCCAGGCGTGGGTCATGGCGAGCCCGGCCGCTGCTGCCGCCGCAGAGCCCGCTCCCCCGTCTCGCGCCCCCTCGGGGGCGAGACCGGCGGCGTGCGCCTCGCGCTGCTGGGCGGCTTGGCGGGCGGCCTGGGCTGCGGCGGTGAAGGCGGCCACGGCGCTCTCCTGGCCGACGACGTCCTCCCACACACTCATGAGCGCGCCTCCCCGCCTGGTCCAGCGGCGCTGCGGCGGGCGGCGGCCTCCACGAAGGCCTCCAGCCCCAGGAGCACGCCCTGGTGGGCCCCGCCGTGGGCGAGGTGCACGCCGTGGCGGCGCACGGCGGCGACAACGGCCTCGATGACGTCGTCGGCCACCTGGTCGACGGGCCGGTCGGCGTCGACGACGACGAAGCGCTCGGGCTCGGCCTGGGCCAGGGTGAGGAACTGCTCGCGCAGGGCGACGCGGAAGGCGTCCCCCTCCTGCTCGAGGCGGTCCTTGGCTCCGCGGCCGGTGGTGCGTCGCTCGGCCAGGTCGGGGTCGCCGTCGAGCAGAACGGTCAGGTCCGGCAGGAGGCCCTCGGTGGCCCACAGGGACAGGTCGCGGACCTCCTGGGGGCCGAGCGAGCGGGCCGCGCCCTGGTAGGCGACGGAGGAGTCGAGGTAGCGGTCGGCCA
This region of Actinomyces oris genomic DNA includes:
- a CDS encoding alpha/beta hydrolase; its protein translation is MTTATSPRPRIKPLFVALAALLACGGLTACQDEAEIKATPATASASAAVPAGLESFYTQKVSWYACDKKGMGEAKSGKDTGFTCAKVKVPLDYDNPGGETIEIAVKKRTASGDSVGSLFVNPGGPGGSGIELVESVGSYFSKNLTSSYDVVGFDPRGVGASTAVDCLTDAELDAERAGANDPATPSAAATQERAQKMGEACATKTSPAGLLDHIDTISAAKDLDILRAVDGQQTLTYLGFSYGTYLGATYAELFPANTGRLVLDGAVDPSLSAEELTLGQAKGFEASLRAYVQSCQSSKLGCPLSGDVDSGVSQIRELLESTKAAPLPTSDDKRPLTYDLAVYGVLGSMYQTQLWPSLTLALSQAMGKMGNPDGSALLAIADAVSSRQSDGSYSGNGAEALMAVNCLDYPVQGDNTSWEENAKAVNEASPTFGSQLLYPDAYCQGWGHTSSRKREKITASGAAPILVVGTTGDPATPYAWSESLADQLESGQLMTWKGDGHTAYGRSNDCVKKAVDTYLLNGTMPDKGLTC
- a CDS encoding alpha/beta hydrolase, whose protein sequence is MKNSVNEFSGPRRVAPGRRRVSAGVLAAVAGVCLGVGAGVVPAAAAPAAGSAPAASSKAAVPKGLESFYGQKVAWYDCVATAGVEKSADKTGFQCAKVKVPLDYSKPDGQTIEIAMKKHQATGSVRQGTLFVNPGGPGYSGVEMVENNEIQFSPALNQAYDIIGFDPRGVGSSTAITCDDGAGQQPAKAAQGGMGVSDPQPGSLVADVAGDDPTPFRDAENPAADGGAEANVGFPTLIDEITKDFTQEEASCAAHTKPAGLLDHVDTVSVARDLDVLRALSGDQKLNYLGFSYGTYLGAHYAELFPANTGRMVLDGAVDPSLSLGDRAAGQAQGFEAALRTYVQQCQSGQAVQEGQSCPLTGDADAGVQQVRALIASADQTPLKTADPNVTVDGSTIRSAIRRLLYSSEYWPLLTYALDQAITQKDGSYIQVLYGKVTAGGSAPTFYAVNCQDIPVQGDMTSWEKEYQQILQSSPTFGASLGNQDARCQAWGHNGTRKPAPIHAKGAAPILVVGTTGDPATPYAWSQAMADQLESGRLLTWEGNGHTAYGRAGACVQKAVDTYLTSGTLPKEGLTCTSGQ
- a CDS encoding alpha/beta hydrolase translates to MKNSVNEFSGPRRVAPGRRRVSAGVLAAVAGVCLGVGAGVVPAAAAPAAGSAPAASSKAAVPKGLESFYGQKVAWYDCVATAGVEKSADKTGFQCAKVKVPLDYSKPDGQTIEIAMKKHQATGSVRQGTLFVNPGGPGGSGVDDVGAMVDSTFAGVQKSYDIIGFDPRGVGSSTAVNCTSDTELEAKTEDAPVNAGEGAATFEQRAAVISAQFKQFEASCAAGTKPAELLDHVDTVSVARDLDVLRALSGDQKLNYAGFSYGTFLGAHYAELFPANTGRMVLDGALDPSLSLSEHILGQARGFERALRNYVSWCQSGQNCPLSGDADAGVKQIGDIFNSADQSPVPSSDANRPVTGDDMKQVVSVMLYSPESSWDVLNEAFGQVVNQKDASAFRAIADRLEAQPLVNTGANIAINCRDYQVEGDMATWKAQSEKVQKASPRFASTFDGAELGCQAWGHTNPQPSKKLHAKGAAPILVIGTTGDPATPYEDAVSLADQLDSGQLLTWEGNGHTAYASSGRGPCVIKAVDTYLLSGTMPKKGLTCHGTE
- a CDS encoding alpha/beta hydrolase, with the translated sequence METRMKHPPQNRPDRPSSTGVSDARGSGGLRRRRVSAGVLAAVAGVCLGVGAGVVPAAAAPAAGSAPAASSKAAVPKGLESFYGQKVAWYDCVATAGVEKSADKTGFQCAKVKVPLDYSKPDGQTIEIAMKKHQATGSVRQGTLFMNPGGPGGSGVDDVGAMVDSTFAGVQKSYDIIGFDPRGVGSSTAVNCTSDTELEAKTEDAPVNAGEGAATFEQRAAVISAQFKQFEASCAAGTKPAELLDHVDTVSVARDLDVLRALSGDQKLNYAGFSYGTFLGAHYAELFPANTGRMVLDGALDPSLSLSEHILGQARGFERALRNYVSWCQSGQNCPLSGDADAGVKQIGDIFNSADQSPVPSSDANRPVTGDDMKQVVSVMLYSPESSWDVLNEAFGQVVNQKDASAFRAIADRLEAQPLVNTGANIAINCRDYQVEGDMATWKAQSEKVQKASPRFASTFDGAELGCQAWGHTNPQPSKKLHAKGAAPILVIGTTGDPATPYEDAVSLADQLDSGQLLTWEGNGHTAYASSGRGPCVIKAVDTYLLSGTMPKKGLTCHGTE
- a CDS encoding DNA polymerase III subunit delta', whose protein sequence is MSVWEDVVGQESAVAAFTAAAQAARQAAQQREAHAAGLAPEGARDGGAGSAAAAAAGLAMTHAWLVTGPPGSGRSNAARAFAAALQCTGPVPGCGQCKPCRDVMAGSHPDVVRLATEKLIITMDEVKTLIGEAQRRPWTGRWRVILVEDADRMAERTTNVLLKSIEEPPPQTVWLLCTPSADDVLPTIRSRCRLVTLRIPPADAVAELLVRRDGADSELAARAARASQSHIGLARHLATDADAWDRRRRLLLAPVSLRSVGDAVLAAASLVEAAESEAKEATAERDAREKAELTRALGLESDGKIPAALRAQIRQLEEDQKRRAKRARTDVLDRAMIDLLSFYRDVLTTQMGSDVERVNLDLSDAVDQAARTTSPEQSLARIAAIEECRSRLRSNAAPLLAVEALMVQLRPQAEGR
- the tmk gene encoding dTMP kinase translates to MTTAAPPAASGAPVPPPSGPGLFISFEGGDGVGKTTQIRILADLLTAADVDHILTREPGGTELGVEIRRLLLHGGHVAPRAEALLYAADRAHHIATRVRPALERGAVVLADRYLDSSVAYQGAARSLGPQEVRDLSLWATEGLLPDLTVLLDGDPDLAERRTTGRGAKDRLEQEGDAFRVALREQFLTLAQAEPERFVVVDADRPVDQVADDVIEAVVAAVRRHGVHLAHGGAHQGVLLGLEAFVEAAARRSAAGPGGEARS